The genome window AGAGGAAGCGCCGGCGCGGCAAACCACCCGCCCTTTCGGACCATCAGCGCGCCGTACTCCCCTCGCTTGATGACCAACGAGGTCGGCCCCCAACTCAGGACCTTTTGGGCGGCCCGAACCAGGTTCGGTTCATCGGCAAGCTGACGCGTCTCGGCGTCGTTAATCAGCAGAATATCCACCGATCTCAAGGTCTCCCTGAGCGCCTCCGGCTTCCCACCGATCCAGTAGTTCATCGTGTCGGCCGCCACCAGCCTCGGTGAGCTCACCTGCCCAAGGACCTGCCGTTGCAGATCGGGATCGATGTTCGCCAGAAAGACCAGATCACTCTCTGTGTACGCCTCGGGAATCTCCGGCTGAAACGTGGCAAAGACATTAAGCTGCGTCTCCAGTGTCTTCGCCTCGTTCAGATCGAATCCGTACTCTCCAGTCCACCGGAAGGTACGCCCAGGAACCCGTATCAGCCCTTCAAGATCGATCGACCGGCTCCTCAGAAACGCCAGGTGCTCTTCAGGAAAGTCCTCCCCAACCACGGCCACAACTCGAACGTCGGCAAAGAAGCTGGCCGCCACTGAGAAATACGTCGCCGATCCCCCCAGCGCCTCTTTCGCATCGCCGAATGGTGTGCGAACAGAGTCAAGTGCAACCGATCCGACAACAAGGATGCTCATTTCTGCTCCGCAAGGTTCAAGGTAAACAAAGTTCAAGATTCAAAGTTGAGGGCTTAGCGACGAACAACATTGAACGTTGAACGTTGAACATCATTTCACTGAACATACTTCCCAATGATCGGTCGCAGCAGTTCCGGAATGTCGGCGGTGATTATATCGCGAGCAGTGATAATCGCATCGTGCATCGCGCTCCCGCACGAGCAGCCTTCCCTGCTCGCCGGAAACGACGCCACCGTAGCCTTAATGATGGCCTTGGCGGTTTCGGCGTTTTGCTTCAAGATCGCCACTACCGCCTCCACCGACACGTCCTGCTCTGTCTCGTGCCAGACATCATAATCGGTCACCAGGGCCAGCGTCGCATAACAGATCTCAGCCTCGCGGCAGAGCTTCGCCTCCTGCAGATTGGTCATCCCGATGACATCCACTCCCCAGCTTCGATAGATCCGCGACTCGGCCCTGGTCGAGAACTGCGGCCCCTCGATGCACAGGTACGTGCCACCGAGATGCATTCGGGCCCCCACCGACTGTCCGGCGGCGAACAGTAACTCTCCCAGGACTGGACACGTCGGATCGGCAAAGCTCACATGCGCGACGAGGCCACGCCCGAAGAAGGTGCTGACCCGCCCCTTCGTTCGATCAAAGAACTGATCCGGAATGACAATATCCAGAGGTGGGAGATCCTCGCGCATGCTCCCTACCGCCGAGGCGGAGATTACCCGCTCCGCGCCCAGGAGCTTAAACCCGAAGATGTTCGCCCGGAAATTCAACTCGGATGGCATCAGGCGATGGCCGCGTCCGTGCCGCGCGAGAAACGCCACCCGTCGCCCTGCTAGCGACCCAATAATGTAGGCATCTGACGGTGCCCCAAAGGGGGTCTCGACACGCCGCTCCTCGACCCGCTCGAGTCCCTCCATTTCATACAACCCGCTTCCGCCGATGATACCGATCAGTCCCTGGGTCATTTTCCCTCCGGCGTAGGTACGAAGCTGTTGACACATCGCGCGTGCAGCCGACCAACGGTCTCCCGTTCGGTCACCGCCTCGATGCTCAGATCGACCAAGCGGCCAATATCCCCCTCAGCGTTTTCGAGTTGTACCGTAATATAGTTGTCAGTCAGCGCGTCGAGCCGCCCGGTCCGCGCATCCCGCCTGTCCAGGACGATAGCAGTGAACGACTGTCCGACCTGTGTCTGACGAAACTTCTGCCACTTCGCGTCGCTCAGCGCACGGAGGGCAGCGCTCCTGGCCGCCCTCACGTCCTTAGGGACCTGGTCCGACATTGACGCCGCGACGGTCCCCTTTCGCTGAGAGTAGCTGAACACATGCAGATACGCGATCGGCAGGCGGTCAAGCAGCCGGTAGGTCTGCTCAAATTCTACGTCTCCCTCGCCAGGAAAGCCGACTATGATATCAGTCCCGACGGCAATCCCAGGAACCGCCTCCGCAAGCCGCTCCACCAGCCGGCAAAAATCGTCGGCCGTATGCGCGCGACGCATACGTTTCAGGACTGTCTCGTCGCCGCTTTGCAGCGGCAGATGCAGATGGCGACAGAGGTTCCCGAAACGGCCAAAGCAGTCGATCAACTCCTCCCCGACCTCATGCGGATCGAGCGAGCTCAGGCGCAGCCTTGCGGGCAACGCCGTCTCTAACATCCGAGCCACTAATCCGGCAATCGAACTGCCGACCGGCAAGTCGCGCCCATACGTGCCCAAGTGAGTCCCGGTCAGGACTACCTCCGGGTACCCAGCGTCTACAAGGGCCCGCAGATCACTTAATGCAGCATCGTTCGGCTGGCTCCGGTTCGGCCCGCGTGTCTCCGGCACAATACAAAAGGTGCAGCGATAGCTACACCCATCCTGCACCTTGAGCAGCGCCCGGCTCCGAGCAGCGCCGACCGGCGGCGGAAGCGAGCTAAAGCGGTCGGCTCGCTGTATGTCGCCAACGGCAATGAGCGGCAGCCTTTTCTCGCGCAGGCCCGAGATCAGCGCAGGCAATTGCGTCTTCTCGCCGTTGCCTGTGACCAAGTCGACGCCGGGAATTGCCGCAACCTCCCCGGCAGCGACCTGGGCATAGCAGCCCGTGACGACCACACGGGCCGATGGATTGTGGCGAATCGCCCGCCGGATCATTTGTCGTGAATCGGCGTCGGCCTCTTTCGTCACGGCACAGGTGTTGATGATGAAAAGGTCGGCCGCTTCGTCTGGACCAACCGCCGCATGCCCATCCCGCCGTAGCGACTCCTGGAGCGCATCACTCTCACACTGATTCTGTCGGCACCCCAAGGTCTTAATCGCAACGCGCATGCGTACTTTCGAGCTCTACGAGCCGTGATTCGAGAACCGGAAGGTTCAAAACATCCTCGCTGTTGTAGGTGAGGAGCGTCTGCAGCGCCTCCTCGTCACCGTCATCGTCATATCTGGACCACAGCCGCATCGCTTCCATACCATCGACTCCCTTCGAACGCCGGGAGATGCTGAGTTGTTCCTCCACCCGTTTCAGACCGCCGTACAAGCCATACCGCCAGCATGTATACATCAGATCGTGGGATTGACACACCTCGCGCAGGTCGAGGCCCAGTCGGCGGCGGATTACCGGAAGATCGAAGCGGTTGCCGTTGTACGTGCAGATCGTCTCCACGCCCTCCAGCGCCTGCCGGACCGCGACATCGCTGATCTTAGTGCCGATCAGCTGAACCAGGCCCCGGTCGGCAGCATACAGGCCCACCACCGTAATGGCGCCCTCGAACGAGGTTTCGATATCCAGGTAGGCCTTCATCGAGACTTGAGCTTACCACAGGTCGGGAAAATTTCAATTTAAAAGCACGCTGTCAGCCGGTTTTGGTGGCGCATACCCTTGAGCCTGTGATACTGTGGCAGCGCTGCATGAGCGGCTCCCCATCTTCACGGGGCAGGCTACGGGTTGAACCGTTTCCAGGAGAGAAAAGACCAGATGCGCATCGG of Candidatus Methylomirabilis tolerans contains these proteins:
- a CDS encoding ribonuclease H-like domain-containing protein, which encodes MKAYLDIETSFEGAITVVGLYAADRGLVQLIGTKISDVAVRQALEGVETICTYNGNRFDLPVIRRRLGLDLREVCQSHDLMYTCWRYGLYGGLKRVEEQLSISRRSKGVDGMEAMRLWSRYDDDGDEEALQTLLTYNSEDVLNLPVLESRLVELESTHARCD
- a CDS encoding sugar kinase — encoded protein: MSILVVGSVALDSVRTPFGDAKEALGGSATYFSVAASFFADVRVVAVVGEDFPEEHLAFLRSRSIDLEGLIRVPGRTFRWTGEYGFDLNEAKTLETQLNVFATFQPEIPEAYTESDLVFLANIDPDLQRQVLGQVSSPRLVAADTMNYWIGGKPEALRETLRSVDILLINDAETRQLADEPNLVRAAQKVLSWGPTSLVIKRGEYGALMVRKGGWFAAPALPLDSVFDPTGAGDCFAGGFIGYLANTMNFEEQNIRKAIVMGSVMASFNVEAFSLDRLRRLTYPEIEARYKVFKHLAHFEDL
- the mtaB gene encoding tRNA (N(6)-L-threonylcarbamoyladenosine(37)-C(2))-methylthiotransferase MtaB, which translates into the protein MRVAIKTLGCRQNQCESDALQESLRRDGHAAVGPDEAADLFIINTCAVTKEADADSRQMIRRAIRHNPSARVVVTGCYAQVAAGEVAAIPGVDLVTGNGEKTQLPALISGLREKRLPLIAVGDIQRADRFSSLPPPVGAARSRALLKVQDGCSYRCTFCIVPETRGPNRSQPNDAALSDLRALVDAGYPEVVLTGTHLGTYGRDLPVGSSIAGLVARMLETALPARLRLSSLDPHEVGEELIDCFGRFGNLCRHLHLPLQSGDETVLKRMRRAHTADDFCRLVERLAEAVPGIAVGTDIIVGFPGEGDVEFEQTYRLLDRLPIAYLHVFSYSQRKGTVAASMSDQVPKDVRAARSAALRALSDAKWQKFRQTQVGQSFTAIVLDRRDARTGRLDALTDNYITVQLENAEGDIGRLVDLSIEAVTERETVGRLHARCVNSFVPTPEGK
- the mtnP gene encoding S-methyl-5'-thioadenosine phosphorylase; this encodes MTQGLIGIIGGSGLYEMEGLERVEERRVETPFGAPSDAYIIGSLAGRRVAFLARHGRGHRLMPSELNFRANIFGFKLLGAERVISASAVGSMREDLPPLDIVIPDQFFDRTKGRVSTFFGRGLVAHVSFADPTCPVLGELLFAAGQSVGARMHLGGTYLCIEGPQFSTRAESRIYRSWGVDVIGMTNLQEAKLCREAEICYATLALVTDYDVWHETEQDVSVEAVVAILKQNAETAKAIIKATVASFPASREGCSCGSAMHDAIITARDIITADIPELLRPIIGKYVQ